The sequence GTGGGCGCGAACATCGAGGCATTTCTGGAACATCAGTACGCGGCCGCGTCGGTCACGCGGCCAACCCATATTTTTCTGGGCGGCGGCGTCAGCGGCCGAACCCTGCGACTGTGCCAGGAACTGCTGTCCCCCGGCGGACGCCTGGTGGTCTCGGCCGTGCTCCTGACCACTCTGGAAACAACCCGCCACGCCCTGGCCGACTGGCCCCTGACCATCCACCACCTCCAGCACAGCCAGTCCCAAGTCCTGGGCGGGGATCTGCGACTTGTGCCGGGTAATCCGGTGTTTGTGGTGGAGGCGCGAAAACCGGAGTGAACGACTGTACAAACTGTGAACCATAGTTGACACAAGCCTTCCCAAAAACTACCTTCTAGGCATGATCGAAGTCCGAAAAACAATACTCTTCGAGAAATGGTTCGAGTCTCTCAAGGACCGCCGGGCCAAAGCCCGCATTCAAGTCAGGATAGACCGGCTTGAACAGGGCCATTTTGGTGACGTGGCGTCAGTTGGCGACGGGGTCAATGAGTTGCGAATTTTTCATGGTCCGGGCTACAGA is a genomic window of Deltaproteobacteria bacterium containing:
- a CDS encoding type II toxin-antitoxin system RelE/ParE family toxin; its protein translation is MIEVRKTILFEKWFESLKDRRAKARIQVRIDRLEQGHFGDVASVGDGVNELRIFHGPGYRIYFVQIGAVVVILLSGGDKSSQQTDIAKAKEIAKQLEV